A window of the Clupea harengus chromosome 8, Ch_v2.0.2, whole genome shotgun sequence genome harbors these coding sequences:
- the LOC105905370 gene encoding olfactory receptor 10G4-like: MGAKNNTAVRVYEFIITGFDHLSYQKLLGSIILIAYVLILFFCSINLSIVVADRRLHSPMYIFICNLAIVDIMFSTSSCITMIAALLAEMKTISYNSCITSMYFYHLGDVTSCLAITLMAVDRMIAISLPLRYNSILTNTRSIMLIMAAWIIGLVSMGPTTVTADSVPYCQPIIRYVFCDYPAMIRAGCVDPVPYFQIPIIVAMWLWILGGHFTLILLTYVVIIYTVLRLKDKGSKKKMFSTCISHIIVVSTYYAPKLVSVLLTRIGVKLNLTERNAVIIVASVLPPLINPVTYCLTTKELRTRLINMLTKHRVAIK, encoded by the coding sequence ATGGGAGCAAAAAATAACACAGCTGTGAGGGTGTATGAGTTTATCATAACAGGCTTTGATCACCTTTCATATCAGAAACTGCTTGGCTCCATCATACTTATTGCTTATGTTCTCATACTGTTTTTCTGCAGCATAAATCTGAGTATAGTGGTTGCAGACAGACGTTTGCACTCACCAATGTACATATTCATTTGCAACTTAGCCATTGTGGACATCATGTTTAGCACCAGCTCTTGCATAACAATGATAGCTGCGCTTCTTGCAGAAATGAAAACCATTTCCTACAATTCGTGCATCACCAGTATGTACTTCTACCATCTTGGGGATGTCACTTCGTGTCTAGCGATAACCTTGATGGCTGTGGATCGAATGATTGCAATTAGCCTGCCTCTGAGGtacaacagcatcctcacaaacacacgcagtaTCATGCTCATTATGGCTGCCTGGATAATAGGATTGGTATCAATGGGTCCTACTACAGTAACAGCAGACAGCGTTCCATACTGTCAACCCATAATAAGATATGTGTTTTGTGACTATCCTGCAATGATAAGAGCTGGATGTGTGGACCCTGTGCCTTATTTTCAGATTCCAATAATCGTTGCCATGTGGCTGTGGATTTTGGGTGGACATTTCACACTGATCCTCTTGACATATGTTGTTATTATCTACACTGTTCTGAGACTCAAAGACAAGGGAAGCAAGAAGAAAATGTTTAGTACTTGTATTTCACATATCATTGTGGTTTCCACTTACTACGCACCCAAATTAGTATCTGTGCTGCTCACTAGAATAGGTGTGAAACTTAACCTGACTGAAAGAAATGCTGTGATTATTGTGGCTTCAGTGCTGCCACCTCTCATCAACCCTGTAACTTACTGTCTAACAACAAAAGAACTGAGAACACGGCTGATAAACATGTTGACTAAACACCGTGTGGCGATTAAGTGA